GTTAGAAACACGTCTGATGGAAAAGTTGAGGCGTTATTTGAGGGAGAAGAAAAATTTGTTCAGGAGATGATCAACTGGTGTCATCGTGGTCCATCATCAGCAAGGGTCGACGATGTTGAAGTTAAAAAAGAAAATATTCTTTCCTGTGAGTTCAACGATTTCTCCATAAAATATTAGCTTGACAATGTCACATTAACTTTTTTTGTATGATTTACAAGCTTTGCGACACTATTAAATCTTCATCCAC
The nucleotide sequence above comes from Candidatus Thermoplasmatota archaeon. Encoded proteins:
- a CDS encoding acylphosphatase; amino-acid sequence: MKIRAHVVISGRVQGVFFRANTKQKADQLGLAGWVRNTSDGKVEALFEGEEKFVQEMINWCHRGPSSARVDDVEVKKENILSCEFNDFSIKY